In Rosa chinensis cultivar Old Blush chromosome 1, RchiOBHm-V2, whole genome shotgun sequence, a genomic segment contains:
- the LOC112182164 gene encoding 28 kDa ribonucleoprotein, chloroplastic encodes MAMAATCLNITPSPPSWITNNTSPNTGVTISLKRFVFSSLPFSSLHRRLRYSKNRAGVLTALAVVEQEQAVSSVAEEEEQGVDDNGYEEQYEHERHSADVSGEEGLDMEKQNRQPRPCELYVCNLPRSSDIEDLMEMFKPHGTVFSVEISRSPETGLSRGCGYITMGSIDSAKAAIAALDGIDVAGREMRVRFSVHMSPRTRNSVALNSAPVKNLVYESPYKLYVGNLAWAVQPHALRSHFSKFGTLASARVLHDRKAGKNRAYGFISFSSAAERDKATTLDGTEFFGRRIIVRGLKERA; translated from the exons ATGGCTATGGCAGccacatgcttaaacataacaCCCTCTCCTCCCTCTTGGATTACTAACAACACCAGCCCGAACACCGGAGTCACAATTTCACTTAAACGATTCGTTTTCAGTTCCCTTCCATTTTCTTCCTTGCATCGCCGGCTCAGGTACTCGAAGAACAGAGCCGGGGTTTTGACGGCGTTGGCCGTAGTGGAACAGGAACAGGCGGTGAGTTCAGTGGCtgaggaagaagaacaaggtGTGGACGATAATGGGTATGAAGAGCAGTATGAGCACGAGAGACACAGCGCCGATGTTTCAGGTGAGGAGGGATTGGATATGGAGAAGCAGAATCGGCAGCCAAGACCGTGTGAGTTGTACGTGTGCAATCTTCCCAGAAGCTCTGACATTGAGGACTTGATGGAGATGTTTAAGCCACACGGGACTGTTTTCTCCGTCGAGATTTCCCGGAGTCCGGAGACCGGTTTAAGCAGAGGCTGTGGTTACATTACAATGGGCTCTATAGACTCTGCTAAAGCCGCCATTGCTGCATTGGATGGGATT GATGTTGCAGGGAGGGAGATGCGGGTTAGGTTTTCGGTTCATATGAGTCCGAGGACTAGGAACTCCGTGGCGTTGAATTCGGCACCGGTGAAGAACTTGGTGTACGAAAGCCCTTATAAGCTCTATGTTGGTAACCTGGCCTGGGCTGTCCAGCCTCATGCTTTGAGGAGCCATTTCAGCAAGTTTGGGACTCTGGCTAGTGCAAGAGTGTTGCATGATCGAAAAGCTGGGAAGAACCGGGCTTATGGGTTTATCTCATTCTCTTCGGCTGCAGAGCGTGATAAAGCGACCACTTTGGATGGAACG GAGTTTTTTGGTCGGAGGATAATAGTTAGAGGACTTAAAGAAAGGGCTTAG
- the LOC112182159 gene encoding mediator of RNA polymerase II transcription subunit 4 — MLQPQIVQSPARLGLSNPNSPAFQNPTPPKLPLQQQPSSSASASSSSQHSNLSPSLVSLLSPLPRAQSLLVQMASLSSKLFEVSPNRSLWLNAFRGSFPTFLSSQTQSQFSIPLENCPSSTKDVLSQFTALQTQLFEAVAELQEILDLQDAKLKIAHEVRSKDVSLLTFSKKLKDVEQVLDNLVDDYSDLSRPKRVKLDDGSEDDSSCATTVSSQLNLSDILSYAHRISYTTFAPPEFGAGQAPLRGSLPPAPQEEHMRASQLYNFANLDVGLPKTVDSTEKTIEAIIEPPPPAPTEANQAPNFGALQGRLPPNITIPSGWKPGMPVELPTDFPMPPPGWKPGDPVPLPPVGSLPVPKVEDQHLRPKPQAMHKPQEPIQVMHVELDIPDQDDSSDYSSDEGSFEDDD, encoded by the coding sequence ATGCTTCAACCGCAAATTGTACAATCCCCAGCTAGGCTAGGCCTATCGAACCCCAATTCACCTGCTTTTCAAAACCCTACCCCTCCAAAACTCCCTTTACAGCAGCagccttcttcttctgcttctgcttcttcttcttcacagcaTTCCAATCTCTCCCCATCGCTGGTCTCTCTTCTCTCGCCCCTCCCAAGAGCCCAATCCCTTCTAGTTCAAATGGCCTCCCTCTCGTCTAAACTCTTTGAAGTGTCACCTAATCGGTCCCTTTGGCTCAATGCATTCCGCGGTTCCTTCCCAACCTTCCTTTCTTCCCAAACCCAATCTCAGTTTTCAATCCCGCTTGAGAACTGTCCTTCCTCCACCAAAGATGTCCTCTCCCAGTTCACAGCTCTTCAAACCCAACTCTTTGAGGCTGTTGCTGAACTCCAAGAAATCCTTGATCTTCAGGACGCTAAGCTGAAAATTGCACATGAAGTACGGTCCAAGGATGTCTCACTTCTTAccttttccaagaaactcaagGATGTTGAGCAGGTGCTTGATAATCTTGTTGATGATTACTCTGATTTGTCCCGCCCCAAAAgggtaaaattggatgatggTTCAGAAGATGATTCTTCATGCGCTACTACTGTTTCATCTCAGTTGAATTTATCAGATATTTTGTCATATGCGCATCGGATAAGCTACACAACATTTGCACCACCAGAATTTGGGGCTGGACAAGCTCCTCTTCGCGGATCACTCCCACCTGCCCCGCAGGAGGAGCACATGCGTGCTTCTCAGCTATACAATTTTGCAAACCTGGATGTTGGTTTGCCCAAGACTGTAGACAGCACGGAGAAAACAATTGAAGCAATCATAGAGCCCCcacctcctgctccaacagaaGCCAATCAAGCTCCAAACTTTGGTGCACTTCAAGGTCGGCTTCCTCCAAATATCACAATTCCGTCTGGTTGGAAACCTGGGATGCCTGTGGAGTTGCCTACCGATTTTCCTATGCCCCCACCTGGATGGAAGCCTGGGGACCCAGTGCCTTTGCCCCCAGTGGGATCTCTTCCAGTTCCTAAGGTCGAGGATCAACATTTACGGCCTAAACCTCAAGCAATGCATAAACCGCAAGAGCCAATACAAGTTATGCATGTTGAACTGGATATTCCTGATCAAGATGATAGTAGCGATTATAGTAGTGATGAAGGAAGCTTTGAAGATGATGATTAG
- the LOC112182161 gene encoding pyruvate dehydrogenase E1 component subunit alpha-3, chloroplastic: MSFSAATTQPLRLNTTAGAAARSNDKVPSSLLMSKTPSFLGSTRKLRPGCVAAKPNAQRRSAVVSVSEAVKEKKASASTNLLITREEGLELYEDMVLGRAFEDMCAQMYYRGKMFGFVHLYNGQEAVSTGFIKLTKQEDTVVSTYRDHVHSLSKGVPAREVMSELFGKATGCCRGQGGSMHMFSKAHNLIGGFAFIGEGIPVATGAAFSSKYRREVLKQADCDHVTLAFFGDGTANNGQFFECLNMAALWKLPIVFVVENNLWAIGMSHLRATSDPEIWKKGPAFGMPGVHVDGMDVLKVREVAKEAIGRARRGEGPTLVECETYRFRGHSLADPDELRDPAEKAHYAARDPITALKKYIFEHNLASEQELKAIDKKIDEVLEDAVEFADESPLPPRSQLLENVFADPKGFGIGPDGRYRCEDPKFTQGTAKV, from the exons ATGTCCTTCTCTGCCGCCACCACCCAGCCCCTCCGGCTCAACACCACCGCCGGCGCCGCTGCCAGATCCAATGACAAGGTACCCTCTTCTCTGCTGATGTCAAAGACTCCGTCTTTTTTGGGATCCACCCGCAAGCTCCGACCCGGTTGTGTAGCTGCCAAGCCCAATGCGCAGCGCCGATCCGCGGTGGTTTCGGTCTCCGAGGCTGTCAAGGAGAAGAAGGCCAGTGCTTCCACCAATCTG CTGATAACGAGAGAGGAAGGATTGGAGCTTTATGAAGACATGGTATTGGGTAGAGCTTTTGAGGACATGTGTGCTCAGATGTATTACAGAGGCAAAATGTTTGGGTTTGTTCACCTTTACAATGGCCAAGAAGCTGTGTCAACTGGGTTCATCAAGCTTACAAAGCAGGAAGATACTGTGGTGAGCACATACCGTGATCACGTTCACTCTTTGAGTAAGGGTGTCCCTGCTCGTGAAGTCATGAGTGAGCTCTTCGGAAAGGCTACCGGTTGTTGCCGGGGCCAAGGTGGTTCGATGCATATGTTCTCAAAAGCCCACAATTTGATTGGTGGGTTTGCATTTATTGGTGAAGGGATTCCAGTGGCAACAGGGGCAGCCTTCAGCTCTAAATATAGGAGGGAAGTGTTGAAACAGGCAGACTGTGATCACGTGACATTGGCATTTTTTGGAGATGGGACTGCTAACAATGGCCAGTTCTTTGAATGTTTGAACATGGCTGCATTATGGAAACTTCCAATTGTATTTGTTGTGGAAAACAATTTGTGGGCTATTGGAATGTCGCATCTGAGGGCAACTTCTGATCCCGAAATTTGGAAGAAGGGACCTGCATTTGGTATGCCCGGTGTTCATGTGGACGGGATGGATGTTTTGAAGGTGAGGGAAGTGGCAAAGGAAGCAATTGGGAGGGCCAGGAGAGGAGAAGGACCAACCTTGGTGGAATGTGAAACATATAGGTTTAGAGGACACTCACTGGCTGATCCTGATGAGCTCCGTGACCCTG CTGAGAAGGCACACTATGCTGCCAGAGACCCCATCACAGCCTTGAAGAAATACATATTTGAGCACAACTTAGCCAGTGAACAAGAGCTGAAGGCCATAGATAAGAAGATAGATGAGGTGCTTGAGGATGCTGTTGAGTTTGCCGACGAAAGCCCGCTCCCACCTCGCAGCCAGCTGCTCGAGAATGTGTTTGCCGATCCTAAAGGCTTTGGAATAGGGCCTGATGGCCGCTACAGATGTGAGGACCCTAAATTTACTCAGGGCACTGCCAAAGTCTAA